CACCCGGCGCTTAGCGAAGCGTTCCAAGAAGCGGCACTGGCCGTTGACGGATTACCGATTCACGCCTAAGGAGGAAACAGAATGGAACAGATGACTGTGAATTCATATGAGGAACTAGGATTGACGAAACAAGACCTCGGTGCGATGTACGAGACGATGGTCCGCGCCCGTAAAATCGATGAGCGCATGTGGAAATTGAACCGTGCCGGAAAAATCCCGTTCGTCGTCTCGTGTCAAGGACAAGAGGCGGCCCAAGTCGGGGCAGCGTTCGCGCTTGAGAAAGGGACGGACTATATTCTCCCGTATTACCGCGATGTCGCCGTTGTCCTCCACTTCGGACAGACGGCTCGCGACTTGATGTTGTCGGCGTTCGCCAAGGCGGAAGACCCGAACTCGGGCGGTCGTCAGATGCCAGGGCATTTCGGTTCAAAACAGCACCGCATTGTGACGGGTTCGTCTCCTGTGACGACGCAAGTACCGCATGCGGTCGGTGTAGCGCTCGCCGCCAAACTGAAAAATGAAGAGCTCGTCACATTCGTATCGTTTGGAGAAGGCTCATCGAACCAAGGCGACTTCCACGAAGGTGCAAACTTCGCCGGTGTCCACAAGCTACCGGTCATCTTGTTCTGTGAGAACAACAAATATGCCATCTCGGTACCGCTCTCGAAGCAGCTCGCTTGTGAGCGTGTATCGGACCGCGCCAAAGGTTACGGGATGCCGGGCGTCACGGTCGATGGGACAGATCCGATTGCCGTCTATGTCGCCGTGAAAGAAGCCCGCGACCGCGCTCTTCGCGGCGAAGGCCCGACGCTCATCGAAGCCGAAGTCGAACGTCTCGTACCGCACTCGTCGGATGACGATGACAAAGCGTACCGCTCGTTCGAAGAGTTGGCTGACCTTAAAAATCGCGACGGGAATCAATTGTTCCGGAAGCGTTTGATTGAGGATGGCGTCATGACCGAGGAAGAACTCGCAGAGATCGAGGCAAACGTCGATCGTGAAGTCAATGAGGCGACTGCGTACGCCGACAAGGCACCCTATGCGTCTCCTGAATCGACGATGGACCATGTGTACGAGGAGGAAATGTGATGAAAACGTTTATTGAAGCGATCAATGAAGCGATTCATGAAGAGATGGAACGCGATGAGAACGTCTTCGTGCTCGGGGAAGATGTCGGCGTCCGAGGCGGTGTGTTCCGCGCGACCCAAGGCTTGATTGAGAAGTACGGCGAGGACCGCGTCATCGATGCGCCACTCGCCGAGAGCGCAATCGCAGGTGTCGGAATCGGAGCGGCCATGTATGGCATGCGTCCGATTGCCGAAATGCAATTCGCCGACTTCATCATGCCGGCGGTCAACCAAATCGTCTCGGAAGCGGCGAAAATCCGCTATCGTTCAAATAACGATTGGACGTGCCCGATGGTCATCCGTGCACCGTTCGGCGGTGGAATCCATGGTGCGCTCTATCACTCTCAATCGGTCGAGGCGATGTTCAACTCGACGCCTGGACTCAAGGTCGTCATCCCGTCCGATCCGGTCGATGCGAAAGGGTTGCTTAAGGCAGCCATTCGTTCGAATGACCCGGTTCTCTTCTTTGAGCACAAACGGGCGTATCGTCTATTGAAGTCGGAACTCCCGACCGAAGAGTATACGGTCGAGATCGGCAAGGCCGCCGTCAAGCGGGAAGGTGACGATATCACGATCATCACGTACGGTCTGTGCGTCCACATGGCCCAGGAAGCGGCGAAGACGCTTGAAGCCGAAGGGGTCAGCACGCACATCCTCGATTTGCGCACAATTTATCCGCTCGACCAAGACGCCATCGTCGAATCCGTCAAGAAAACCGGGAAAGTGCTCCTCGTCACCGAGGACAATAAAGAAGGCAGCATCATCGGGGAAGTCGCGGCCATCATCGCTGAGAAAGCACTATTTGAACTCGATGCGCCGATCGAACGTCTGGCGGGACCGGACGTTCCGTCGATGCCGTATGCACCACCGATGGAGAAATTCTTCATCGTCTCCCCTGAAAAAATCGCGGAGCGGGCACGTCAGCTCGCCGCCTTTTAAGGAGGGGTCATATGGAACAGACAATTAAAATGCCACAGCTCGGGGAAAGTGTCACCGAGGGGACGATCACGACGTTTCTCGTCAAACCAGGTGACCGCGTCGAGGAGTATGAGCCGCTCGCCGAGGTCATGACCGATAAAGTGACGGCTGAGATCCCGGCGACGAGTGCCGGCGTCGTGAAAGAAATGTTAATCAGTGAAGGGGACACGGTCGCCGTCGGCACGCCAGTCCTCATCATGGAAGTCGAAGGTGCCGAGTCTACACCGGCAAAAGCAGAACCGAAAGCAGAACCGGCACAAGTCGAATCGGCCCCGGTCGAGACGAAGCAAGCGGTCACTGCCGCGTCGGCCGCCCCGCGAAAACAGAATAATGGACGTTTCTCGCCGGCGGTCATCCGACTCGCCAATGAGAATGCGATCGACTTGAACGAGCTCGACGGCAGCGGCCTCGGTGGTCGCATCACGCGCAAAGATGTCCTCCGCTACTTGTCAGAAGGTCGTCCGGTCAAACCGGAAGCGGCGACGCAGACGCCAGTCCAAGAGACGATGACCCAAGTGAAGCTCGAAGTGCCTGAAACAGTTGCTGCCCCGGCTGTAACGCCAGCTGCCCCGGCTGTAACGCCAGCTGCTACGACTTCTGCTGACGTCTCAACGGACCGCGTCGAGTTGATTCCGACGGCCGGTGTCCGTCAAGCGATCGCGAGCAACATGGTCCGCTCGAAACATGAGGCCCCGCATGCGTGGCTCATGATCGAGGTCGATGTGACGAACCTCGTCTCAGCGCGGGCCAAGTTGAAAGACGAGTTCTTCAAGCGCGAAGGTGTCAAACTGACATTCATGCCGTTCTTTATGAAGGCGGCGATCGAGGCGTTGAAAAAACATCCGATGATGAACTCGGAATGGGCGGGCGATCACATCAAAGTCCATCAAGATATCCATCTGTCGGTCGCCGTCGCAGCGAACGACGCCCTCTACGTCCCGGTCATCAAACATGCGGACGAGAAGAACATCAAAGGGCTCGCTGTCGCCCTTCAAGACGTGGCGGCCCGTGCCCGCGGCAACCGTTTGAAAGCGGACGAGATGCGCGGTGGCACGTTCACGATCAACAATACGGGTGCGTTCGGTTCGATTCAATCGGCGCCGATCTTGAACTATCCGCAAGCGGCCATCCTGTCGGTCGAGTCAATCGTGAAACGTCCCGTTTGGGTGAATGGGATGTTCGCAGCGCGTGATATGGTCAACTTGTGTATGTCGGTCGACCACCGTGTCCTCGACGGTCTCGTCGCCGGTCAATTCTTGCAGGCGATCAAGCAGTCGCTCGAATCGATCGATCCAGACACGTATACGCTCTATTGATTCACGTCCTGCCTTCGATCGAGGGCAGGATTTTTCATATGGAAAATAAAAAAGCCACGGAATTTTCCGTGGCAACATGGTTCAGATGGAACGTTCAATCAATGCCTCGAGATCGCGGCGAATCCGTTCGGGCGAGGCGAGCTCGGTGTTCGTATAGCTGAGTCGGTGCGTCGACTCGTCGGTCCCCGTCAAGTCGGCGAACAGGCTGCCGAGATTATGGACGCTCTTGTCGACTTGAATCAATAAGTCTAGAGACGACTCCGTTTGGAGCATGACGACTTCGAGCTCATCGAGTTTGCGTCCATAGCTCGTTCCGTTCGGTGAATATTCGAGTTCTTGGGCAATCGGGAGACGGCCGGAACGATGGCGGGCCGGGAGCATCTCCGTATCAGCCTTCTTCAAGCGGAAGCCGATGTCGTCGAGCACGTCGAGGACGACCTGTTGAGCGTGGTTCGGTTTGACGAGAATCGAGTCCTCGTCTTTCGGGTCGACGGCCTGGGCGATATCGAGACCGGTCTCAATCCACGATTTCGATTGGCTGACCGAAATCGGCGTGTTGAACGGCACGTCGATCGTGAACGGGATTTCTTTCACTTCGTCGGGACCAATCATGAACGGCGCTTCGTTCAACAAAATCTTCTCAATCGTGAACGTCGAGTACGTTGTCTTGTCGTTCACCTCATGCTTATAGAGCGTGTTGAAGAAGATGTAAATCCGGTCGACCGATTGCTCGGTGCTGCCGCCCTTGATATGGACGACACCATCGAGCGTCCCGCCTGGCACACAGGCGTTCTCCGCGAGCCGTGTATCGACCGTCGCGGCACCGATCCCAATCGATGATAATAACTTTTTGAACATACAATAATCCTCCTTTGACGTTTGCACGTGTTCGTGTAATAGTATGTACGAATACACGTGAACAAAAGTTTCGAAACTATTGAAAAAAGGATGAACGCAGTGGAATATACAGAGTTAAAACAGCGACTCGCTGATGTGATTCGCCAGAACGAGCTCGTGACGGCGACAATCAGCCAACCGCGTCAAAAGTCGAACGATTTGCGCCGGGTCAAATTGAAGCCGGTCCTGTTGAAAGGCGAGTACCATATACAGTTCGAATACCAATTTGAACGGGTGATGAAACATAAAAATCTCACACCGGACGAGGCGGTCATCGAGCTCGATGAATTGCTCGAGACGTTCCGCCAAGGTCAGTTCCAGTTGACGGCGTCCGAGGTCCACTTTCAACTGTCTAAAAAGTTCAAAGTGACGTTCAAAGAACGTGAGACGGCCGTCAAACAAGTGAAGCTGAACCATAACCGCGAGAAGCAGTATGTGTTACCGCTCGATGAACCGGTACCGTTCCTCATCCGCCTCGGCGTCCAGTCCGAGGACGGAAAAGTGAAGCGTCAAAAATACGACAAGTTCAAACAAATCAACCGCTTCCTCGAGTTTATCGAAGACTCAATCAAACATTTACCGACCGACCGGACCGTCCGGATTCTCGATTTCGGCTCAGGGAAGTCATATTTGACGTTCGCCCTCTATCACTTCTTGCATGAAATGAAAGGCTATGACGTCCATATCACAGGGCTCGATTTGAAGAAGGAAGTCATCGAAGAATGTGCCGGGATTGCCCGTGACCTCGGCTATGAGCGCCTCGAGTTTCTCGTCGGGGACATCAACGAGTTCGAAGGCGAGACGGCGGTCGATATGGTCGTCACGCTTCATGCCTGTGACGTCGCGACGGACATGGCGCTCGCCCGGGCCGTTCGCTGGGGAGCTAAAGTCATCTTGAGCGTCCCTTGTTGTCAAAAAGAATTGAATCGTCAACTCGAGGCGCCGAGCCTCGACGTCATGCTGCAGCATGGACTCGTCAAAGAACGGTTCGCGGCGCTCGCCACCGATTCGATTCGGGCCGAATTACTTGGACTCGTCGGCTATGAGGCGCAACTGCTCGAGTTCATCGACATGGAGCACACGCCGAAAAACATCCTGATTCGGGCGTATCTCACGAACCGGGAAGCGACCGCTGAAGCGCGGGCCCGCTATGTGGCCTTCAAGACGCTGTTGAACGCGACACCGTTCCTCGAAGGACAATTGAGCGATAGACTTGTCCTAACCGATCCACTAGACGTAAAATAAGAAAGAACAGACGCAAGTCGAAAGGGGAAACAATATGGATTTTCAATTATACTTTCAAGATGTAGTCGAACAAGCTCGCAATGAGGTACGCGCTGCAGGGTACACAGAACTCACGACACCGGAAGAAGTCGACGCGGCGTTAACAAAAGAAGGCAAAACGCTCGTGCTCGTCAACTCGGTATGTGGCTGTGCTGGTGGCATCGCTCGTCCGGCAGCAGCGTACGTGAACAAGATGGAAGGCGTCAAACCGGACCAGTTCGTGACTGTGTTCGCGGGTCAAGACCGTGAAGCGACGGACCGGGCCCGTGAATACTTCGAAGGTTACGCCCCGTCGTCACCATCGATCGCGCTGTTAGAAGACGGCAATATTGTCACGATGGTCGAACGGAGCACGATCGAGTCATCGACGGCCGAAGAGCTCGTCGAGCAGTTACAGACGTTGTTCGATATTTACTACGCCTAAGAAGTGAGCGCAGAGGCATTGCCTTTGCGCTTTTCCTTAAGAAGGGATCGATGAGATGGAACCAGTCGTCAAAATCATGAGCGAGGCCGAATATACGATTGCTTTGTCGCGCGGCGAGATCAACGAGCCGACCCTCCAGACGGAAGGTTATATTCGTTGTTGCACCCCGCAACAGATCGGCAAATTCGTGCGTCGACATTATCATGGGGAGCGAGTCGTGCTCGTCTCGTTCCATGTCGGACGTCTCGGCGGCCTGCTCCACTACGAGTTTGACGAGGACGGGGAACGCTATCCCCACGTGTATAGCGCCATCCCGATCGCGTCGGTCAAACGGGTGCAGCCCTACGGCTCTCGCGACAACGGTACGGTCACTTATTTTGCTTACGAGCGAATGTGACCGTATTTTTTTTATATTTTATGCATGAATATACTTTACAAGTAATAATTATGTGTATATAGTGGTTGAAGAACAAGTCGGACATATGATGAGTTGAAGAACAGTTGAGCACTATTCACATATATGTCATAATTTTTTTAAAGTTCTGATAATTTCATCCTATATGAAGAAAGGGACGATGAATATGAAAAAAGGTTTTCTAGCATTATGTATCGCAAGTCTTGCCGCTTTCACGGTAGCTTGTGGGGCAGACGTGAACGAAGGAGGTTCGACGTCGACCGATGAGAAGGATAAAGTCATCGTCATGGGGACGAGTGCGGACTACTTCCCATATGAGTTCGTCGATACGGCGAACGGCGACGAGATCGTCGGTTTCGATATCGACATCGCCAAGCAAGTGGCCGAGAACATGGGCTATGAATTGAAAATTGAAGACATGGATTTCGGTAGCCTACTCGGGGCGCTGAACGCTGGCCGTGTCGATTTCGTCATGGCAGGTATGACACCGACAGAAGAACGAAAAGAGAACGCTGATTTCTCAGACATCTACTTCACGGCGAAGAACTTGATCTTGTCAAAAGGGGATGCCATCCAGTCGCTTGAAGATTTAGACGGGAAACAAGTCGGGGTCCAACTTGGTTCGATTCAAGAAGGAATCGCTAAAGAACAAATCCCGGGCGCTGAAATTGTCGCCTTGAACAAGATCCCGGAGATCATCCAGGAAATCAAGACTGGTCGCATCGATGCAATGGTCATCGAGGATACGGTCGCGAAGAAATACCTCGACCAAGACAGCGAACTTTCAACGTTTGAAATCGTCGACGAGGAAGAGGCCGGTTCTGCCGCCGCCTTCCGTAAGGACGATGAGCTCCGCGATCAATTCAATGAAGAATTGAACAAGATGATTGATTCAGGAGAAATCGAGAAGTTGGCACAAAAATGGTTCGAACAAGAAGCAGCACCAGCTGAATAAAGATTGAAGAAGGCTGACTGAAAATATCAGTCAGCCTTTTTTAGGAGGAACTCACAATGGATTTTAGTCGGATTTATGATTCTATCCCGTATATTCTCGAAGGGATCCCGGTCATGTTTCAAGTCGTGCTCGTCTCAGCCTTGCTCGGGATCACGCTCGGGGTCGTCGTCGCCACATTCAAGATCGTCCCAAACCGTCTCATCAACTTCATCGGGCACGCCTACACGGCCGTGTTCCGCGGGACACCGCTCATCTTGCAACTCGCGATCATCCACTTCGGGTTACCGCAATTGACCGGTTATATCACGACGCCGTATCAGTCGGCCGTCATCGCCTTCTCACTCAACTCGGCGGCGTATATCTCGGAAATCATTCGGGCCGGGATTCAAGCGGTCGATAAAGGCCAGTGGGAAGCGTCGGATGCCCTCGGCGTCCCGTACGTCAAACAACTGCGGTCAATCATCTTGCCGCAGGCGTTCAAAAACATCTTGCCGGCCCTCGTCAACGAGATGATCACGCTCACGAAAGAATCGGCGCTCGTCTCGACGGTCGGTGTGCTCGACATCATGCGTCGGGCGCAAATCGTCGGTGGGCAAAAGGCGATCTACTTTGAACCGCTCCTGTTTGCCGGTGTGATATACTTTACAATAGTGATGGTGTTGACGTATCTTGGTCAACGTCTAGAAAAACGGCTTAGAAAGAGTGATGGCAGATGATACAAGTAAAGGATTTATACAAACAATTTGGTGACCTCGAGGTCCTCAAAGGCATTACGACATCGATTGAGAAAGGGGAAGTCGTCGCCGTCATCGGTCCGTCCGGTTCCGGGAAATCGACGTTCCTCCGTTGCTTGAACATGCTTGAAGTGCCGACGTCCGGCACGGTCAGCGTCGCCGGCTATGAGCTCACGAAAAAAGGGGCGAACGTCTCGAAGGCTCGTCAAAACATCGGCATGGTGTTCCAACAGTTCAACTTGTTCCCGCATATGAGCGTGCTCGACAATTTGACGTACGCGCCGATCAACGTCTTGAAAGTGAGCAAGGCCGAAGCAATCGAACGAGCTAAAAAGCTCCTCGAACGCGTCGGATTATCGGAGAAGATTGACGCTTACCCGAGCCAACTGTCGGGTGGACAGAAGCAACGGGTCGCGATCGCCCGGGCGCTCGCCATGGAGCCGAACGTCATGTTGTTCGATGAGCCGACGTCGGCGCTCGACCCAGAGATGGTCAACGAAGTGCTCGACGTCATGAAAGGACTCGCCGATTCAGGGATGACGATGGTCGTCGTCACGCACGAGATGGGCTTTGCCCGCGAAGTGGCGGACCGCGTCCTCTTTCTCGACGAAGGTATCTTGATGGAGGAAGGCAAACCGGCCGACCTGCTCCTCAACCCGCAGACCGACCGCGCAAAACGCTTCTTAGAAAAAGTATTATAAGTGAAAGATTCCATCTGATAACAGAAAGGGAGGATTTCTATGAAGATCACCTACTATGGCCATGCGACCGTACAACTCGATATCGACGGGACATCCGTCTTGATCGACCCGTTCTTGACGAGCAACCCGCATACGGACGTCGACCCGGCGAGCGTCAAAGCAGACTATATCCTGCTCACCCACGCTCATTTCGACCATATCGAAGACGTGGAACTGATCGCGAAACAGACGGGCGCGACAATCGTCGCGACGCACGAACTGGCGACATATTATGAGAAAAAAGGCTATTCGGTCCACGGGATGAACATCGGGGGCGGCCATTCGTTTTCGTTCGGTCGCGTCACGATGACGCAGGCTTTCCATAGCTCGAGTCTTGATATGGGGGACGTCCCGATCTACATGGGTATGCCGGGCGGGTTCATCATCGAGACAGAGGCGCTCACGGTGTATCACGCCGGGGACACGGCCCTGTTCTCGGACATGAAACTGTACGGGGAGCGGTTCGATATCGACGTCGCGTTCCTCCCGATCGGTGACAACTTCACGATGGGACCGGTCGACGCACTCGA
This sequence is a window from Exiguobacterium mexicanum. Protein-coding genes within it:
- a CDS encoding class I SAM-dependent methyltransferase; protein product: MEYTELKQRLADVIRQNELVTATISQPRQKSNDLRRVKLKPVLLKGEYHIQFEYQFERVMKHKNLTPDEAVIELDELLETFRQGQFQLTASEVHFQLSKKFKVTFKERETAVKQVKLNHNREKQYVLPLDEPVPFLIRLGVQSEDGKVKRQKYDKFKQINRFLEFIEDSIKHLPTDRTVRILDFGSGKSYLTFALYHFLHEMKGYDVHITGLDLKKEVIEECAGIARDLGYERLEFLVGDINEFEGETAVDMVVTLHACDVATDMALARAVRWGAKVILSVPCCQKELNRQLEAPSLDVMLQHGLVKERFAALATDSIRAELLGLVGYEAQLLEFIDMEHTPKNILIRAYLTNREATAEARARYVAFKTLLNATPFLEGQLSDRLVLTDPLDVK
- a CDS encoding alpha-ketoacid dehydrogenase subunit beta, with the translated sequence MKTFIEAINEAIHEEMERDENVFVLGEDVGVRGGVFRATQGLIEKYGEDRVIDAPLAESAIAGVGIGAAMYGMRPIAEMQFADFIMPAVNQIVSEAAKIRYRSNNDWTCPMVIRAPFGGGIHGALYHSQSVEAMFNSTPGLKVVIPSDPVDAKGLLKAAIRSNDPVLFFEHKRAYRLLKSELPTEEYTVEIGKAAVKREGDDITIITYGLCVHMAQEAAKTLEAEGVSTHILDLRTIYPLDQDAIVESVKKTGKVLLVTEDNKEGSIIGEVAAIIAEKALFELDAPIERLAGPDVPSMPYAPPMEKFFIVSPEKIAERARQLAAF
- a CDS encoding metal-dependent hydrolase — translated: MKITYYGHATVQLDIDGTSVLIDPFLTSNPHTDVDPASVKADYILLTHAHFDHIEDVELIAKQTGATIVATHELATYYEKKGYSVHGMNIGGGHSFSFGRVTMTQAFHSSSLDMGDVPIYMGMPGGFIIETEALTVYHAGDTALFSDMKLYGERFDIDVAFLPIGDNFTMGPVDALDAAHWLQAKRVVPIHFDTFPPIKQDAQAFCDQLHQRGLLIEPNTTIEI
- a CDS encoding transporter substrate-binding domain-containing protein, giving the protein MKKGFLALCIASLAAFTVACGADVNEGGSTSTDEKDKVIVMGTSADYFPYEFVDTANGDEIVGFDIDIAKQVAENMGYELKIEDMDFGSLLGALNAGRVDFVMAGMTPTEERKENADFSDIYFTAKNLILSKGDAIQSLEDLDGKQVGVQLGSIQEGIAKEQIPGAEIVALNKIPEIIQEIKTGRIDAMVIEDTVAKKYLDQDSELSTFEIVDEEEAGSAAAFRKDDELRDQFNEELNKMIDSGEIEKLAQKWFEQEAAPAE
- a CDS encoding thiamine pyrophosphate-dependent dehydrogenase E1 component subunit alpha encodes the protein MTVNSYEELGLTKQDLGAMYETMVRARKIDERMWKLNRAGKIPFVVSCQGQEAAQVGAAFALEKGTDYILPYYRDVAVVLHFGQTARDLMLSAFAKAEDPNSGGRQMPGHFGSKQHRIVTGSSPVTTQVPHAVGVALAAKLKNEELVTFVSFGEGSSNQGDFHEGANFAGVHKLPVILFCENNKYAISVPLSKQLACERVSDRAKGYGMPGVTVDGTDPIAVYVAVKEARDRALRGEGPTLIEAEVERLVPHSSDDDDKAYRSFEELADLKNRDGNQLFRKRLIEDGVMTEEELAEIEANVDREVNEATAYADKAPYASPESTMDHVYEEEM
- a CDS encoding amino acid ABC transporter permease — its product is MDFSRIYDSIPYILEGIPVMFQVVLVSALLGITLGVVVATFKIVPNRLINFIGHAYTAVFRGTPLILQLAIIHFGLPQLTGYITTPYQSAVIAFSLNSAAYISEIIRAGIQAVDKGQWEASDALGVPYVKQLRSIILPQAFKNILPALVNEMITLTKESALVSTVGVLDIMRRAQIVGGQKAIYFEPLLFAGVIYFTIVMVLTYLGQRLEKRLRKSDGR
- a CDS encoding amino acid ABC transporter ATP-binding protein; protein product: MIQVKDLYKQFGDLEVLKGITTSIEKGEVVAVIGPSGSGKSTFLRCLNMLEVPTSGTVSVAGYELTKKGANVSKARQNIGMVFQQFNLFPHMSVLDNLTYAPINVLKVSKAEAIERAKKLLERVGLSEKIDAYPSQLSGGQKQRVAIARALAMEPNVMLFDEPTSALDPEMVNEVLDVMKGLADSGMTMVVVTHEMGFAREVADRVLFLDEGILMEEGKPADLLLNPQTDRAKRFLEKVL
- a CDS encoding BrxA/BrxB family bacilliredoxin translates to MDFQLYFQDVVEQARNEVRAAGYTELTTPEEVDAALTKEGKTLVLVNSVCGCAGGIARPAAAYVNKMEGVKPDQFVTVFAGQDREATDRAREYFEGYAPSSPSIALLEDGNIVTMVERSTIESSTAEELVEQLQTLFDIYYA
- a CDS encoding sporulation protein; translation: MFKKLLSSIGIGAATVDTRLAENACVPGGTLDGVVHIKGGSTEQSVDRIYIFFNTLYKHEVNDKTTYSTFTIEKILLNEAPFMIGPDEVKEIPFTIDVPFNTPISVSQSKSWIETGLDIAQAVDPKDEDSILVKPNHAQQVVLDVLDDIGFRLKKADTEMLPARHRSGRLPIAQELEYSPNGTSYGRKLDELEVVMLQTESSLDLLIQVDKSVHNLGSLFADLTGTDESTHRLSYTNTELASPERIRRDLEALIERSI
- a CDS encoding DUF952 domain-containing protein — translated: MEPVVKIMSEAEYTIALSRGEINEPTLQTEGYIRCCTPQQIGKFVRRHYHGERVVLVSFHVGRLGGLLHYEFDEDGERYPHVYSAIPIASVKRVQPYGSRDNGTVTYFAYERM
- a CDS encoding dihydrolipoamide acetyltransferase family protein, which gives rise to MEQTIKMPQLGESVTEGTITTFLVKPGDRVEEYEPLAEVMTDKVTAEIPATSAGVVKEMLISEGDTVAVGTPVLIMEVEGAESTPAKAEPKAEPAQVESAPVETKQAVTAASAAPRKQNNGRFSPAVIRLANENAIDLNELDGSGLGGRITRKDVLRYLSEGRPVKPEAATQTPVQETMTQVKLEVPETVAAPAVTPAAPAVTPAATTSADVSTDRVELIPTAGVRQAIASNMVRSKHEAPHAWLMIEVDVTNLVSARAKLKDEFFKREGVKLTFMPFFMKAAIEALKKHPMMNSEWAGDHIKVHQDIHLSVAVAANDALYVPVIKHADEKNIKGLAVALQDVAARARGNRLKADEMRGGTFTINNTGAFGSIQSAPILNYPQAAILSVESIVKRPVWVNGMFAARDMVNLCMSVDHRVLDGLVAGQFLQAIKQSLESIDPDTYTLY